Genomic segment of Candidatus Eremiobacterota bacterium:
CTCAAATCCTCTCAGGGCAAAGACATGGAACCTGGCATCGTCAACGTTTCCCGCATCATCGAGCTGGAGGACCACCCGGCCATGGCCTTCAATCCGGGTAATTGGCTGAATCGTAAGGGTCTTTGACATTACCTGATAAACCTCCATCAGAATAAAATTGCATGATGCTAAACGTTGGCCTTTGTCGGCAGGGGACGCAGGTTGCCATGGGAGCCGACAAAGCGGTTGAGGATTGCCCTTCTGTCTACCACGCTCTGAGCATTCAAGCCTACCGATGCCAGCGAGCCCATCATATCCACCATGGGCTTGGCGCCCTTGCGGATAGGACCGAAGCAGCCGCGGCAGGGCATTCTCGCCTGTATACAACGGGGTGCGCCGGACTTGCCGGCACAGCCAGCCCGTGTGACGGTGCCCATGCACAGCCAGCCCTGCTCCATGATGCAGCGCATTTTTTCAATCGGCTCATCGGGGTTGTACTCCACGCTCTCCAGCGATCTCTTCACTGAGCCTCCTCCGCCTTTCTTCTCGCGGATTACCTTGCAGGTATCGCATACGCTTCTTTCTTCGAGCTTCCAGTCAGTTTTACCGGCAAGCAGGGCAAGAATGGCTTCAGCGATAAGATCGGGGTGAGGAGGGCAGCCTGGCAGGAATATATCCACTTTTACCACTTCGTCCAGGGCCTTCACATTGTCCGTGTAAGCCGGTATCACTTCTGCGGGCGGAGCGGCAGGCGCATGGGTGGGGCAGTCACCATATACCTTGGCGAGAATATCTTCATTCTTCCACATGTTTGCCTGGGCGGGGATCCCGCCATCGGTGGCACATGTGCCCAGTGCTATCAGAATATCCACCTTCTTGCGCATCTCCTCGGCAATTTCCTTGTGCTCGTGGTTCCTTATGCCGCCTGAGATTATTCCCACTGTCGCCTTGGGAAGCTCAAGTGTTGTTGATTCTCCCGTGGCGCCGAAGTACTTGCTGTCCACCAGGGCGGGGATATGCACAAGCTCAATCTGTGAAGGGATGAGATCCAGAATCGCGTCGCCGATGTTGAGAAGGGATATCTCGCAGCCGGAGCAGGAATTAAGCCACTCTGACGATACTTTTACAGCCATGTATTCACCTCCTTTCCTTGATATTATTATGGTAAAGGGCTTAAGTGAGGCACTCTACTGTCACCAGCAGGCGCAAATCGGTAAAAATGCCTCTGGCTCTCTCCACTCACTTCCCTTGGACCCTTGGGAAAAATCCTGAAAACCCTGTTATTCCCGGAGAGCGGCGGCGGTGCTCATCTTACTCCGTCTTTACTTCGGTCACCACTTTCCTGGTGTAGATAAGAAATTTCCCGCCCCCGTCAGGAAGCACCCTTGTCTCGAAACTGTCTTTCTCGTAAGTGTCCCTCTGGCTGTGGGCATCCTGCTCAGTCTCATAGGTCCTGCCGTCCCACATGAACTTCTTGTCGTCTATTACCTGTGCTCTTTCCGGCACGCTCTCACCTCCCTGTCATGCCGCTTTCCTTCATCACCTTATCCAGTGGCGTACGGGCTGGGACCCAGTTGTCTGACCGTCTCCACCATCTCCTTCGTCACCTCGGCGAATTTCACACCCTCTGAGGCCGAAATCCATTCGATCCTGAAGCGCTCGCGCTCCAGCCCGAAATCATCAAGCATGAGCTCGATGGCCTCGGCTCTTGACTTTGCTTTTTCATTACCATCCTGGTAATGGCATTCGCCGATATGTCAGCCACAGACGAGGACGCCATCGACGCCCTTGGTGAAGGCGTCAATCACAAGGTTCGGGTGGACCATACCGGAGCACATGACCCTGAGGATCCTTATGTTCGGTGGATATTGAAACCGTGACACCCCTGCGAGATCAGCCCCCGCGTAGGAGCACCAGTTGCAGCAGAATGTCAGGATCTTCGGCTCAAATCCATTGTCCGTCATCTTTTTCACCCCCTTCTGTTTAAGTTGTCTTTATGCAGATTTTCTGTGAATATGACTGCAGGTCCTGCTAGCAGCATGGCTCTAGGGCCGCGTCTATCATTGCGGTCAGCTGCTGCAGCTTGAAGTTCTTTATATAGACGCCCTGCTTGGGGCAGGTGGCCATGCACACGCCGCAGCCCTTGCACAGGGAAAGGTTTACCTCGACAGTCTTCTTCACGGAGCCATCATAGGCGTAGTCAAGCAGCGTGATGGCTTTGAAAGGGCATGGATCGACACAATAGGCGCAGCCGTCGCAGTTTTCATCAACGATATGAGAGAGCGCGGCGTTAAGCTCCACTTCATCTTTGGAGATAAGTGTCGTAGCGCGGGCTGCAGCGCCCTGGGCCTGCGAGATGCTCTCTCCTGCCGTCTTGGGAGTGTGGGCTATGCCGCAGAGAAAGATGCCTTCCGTGGCAAAGTCCACGGGCCGCAGCTTCATGTGGGCCTCAAGGAAAAAGTTGTTCTGGTCCGTCGAGACTTTCAGCATCTGGCTGATTTCCTTGTTGTCCTCGTTGGGCACTATGGCCGGCGCGAGGGAGAGTATGTCGGGGTGGATAACCAGGTCAGCGTCCAGGATGGGATCCTTCACCTTCACGGTGAGCCTGTCTCCTTCCTTTGACACGACGGGCTTTTCATTCTCATCGTACCGGACAAAGATTACGCCCATCTCCCGTGCCCTGCTGTAGTATTTTTCAAGAAGGCCATAGGTGCGAATGTCTCTATAGAGGATATAGACCTGGGTGTCCTTTTTCTTCTCCCTGAGGAGAACGGCGAGCTTTACGGCCTCGCCGCAGCATACCCTGCTGCAGTATGGCCTTGCCTCCTCCCTGGACCCGACGCACTGGATCATCACCACGGTCTTTACATTCTGGAGCTCCCCCTTCATTATCTTCTCCTCGAGATCCTGGTGGGTGATGACACGGGGATCCTGGCCGTAAAGGTATTCCGTGGGCTTGTATTCCTTCGCGCCTGTTGCTACTATTATAGCGCCATGCTGTATATCCGTCGTCTTGTCACCCTGGGTGACGGTGGATTTGAAATTCCCAAAGGTGCCTTCCAGTGCCGTAAGCTTTGCCTCAACGTAGAGATGGATATTCGGGTTCTTCCTTACCCTCTCTATGGTGTCGCTCAGTTTTTTCTGCGGATCTTCGCCGCTGAGGGTGAATCGGATCTTCCTGAAGTTGCCTCCGAGCTCTTTGTCCTTTTCCACGAGATGGACCTCGAAGCCCTGTTCCGCAAGCTCGGCGGCGGCAGTCATCCCCGCAAGGCCTCCCCCGATGACAAGCGTTGCCTTGTTTATCTTGAGGGTCTTGCCGTAAAGAGGCTCAAGAAGGCGGGATTTCGCCACTGCCATCCTCACGAGATCCTTCGCTTTCATCGTGCCTGCCCGGGGGTTGGTCATGTGGACCCAGGAGCACTGGTCCCTGATGTTGGCCATCTCGAAGAGATAGGGATTCAGCCCGGCCTCGCGGACGG
This window contains:
- a CDS encoding methyl viologen-reducing hydrogenase: MAVKVSSEWLNSCSGCEISLLNIGDAILDLIPSQIELVHIPALVDSKYFGATGESTTLELPKATVGIISGGIRNHEHKEIAEEMRKKVDILIALGTCATDGGIPAQANMWKNEDILAKVYGDCPTHAPAAPPAEVIPAYTDNVKALDEVVKVDIFLPGCPPHPDLIAEAILALLAGKTDWKLEERSVCDTCKVIREKKGGGGSVKRSLESVEYNPDEPIEKMRCIMEQGWLCMGTVTRAGCAGKSGAPRCIQARMPCRGCFGPIRKGAKPMVDMMGSLASVGLNAQSVVDRRAILNRFVGSHGNLRPLPTKANV
- a CDS encoding hydrogenase iron-sulfur subunit: MTDNGFEPKILTFCCNWCSYAGADLAGVSRFQYPPNIRILRVMCSGMVHPNLVIDAFTKGVDGVLVCGUHIGECHYQDGNEKAKSRAEAIELMLDDFGLERERFRIEWISASEGVKFAEVTKEMVETVRQLGPSPYATG